The Paenibacillus spongiae nucleotide sequence GAGGCGGCGGCCTCATCCACACAAGCTGCCGGTAGTGCGGCTGCGTCTGTACTAGGTGCCGAAAGAGACGCATTTTTGGCGGAAACCTCGGAGCTGGCCAGCCATTTGCAGACACTGGCGCTGCTGCAAGCCGGTCATACGTTGACCCAAATTGCCGAGCACCGCGATATGAGCCGGGTTACGATCGAGAATCACCTGATTCGCTGCGCGGATGAAGGCGAAGAAGTGGATTGGGATGAATTCATCCCGGAAGCAAGCGAAGCGTTAATTGTGAAAGCCGTCACCCGGATCGGCGCAGAACGATTGAAGCCGATCAAAGAAGAGCTGCCGGACGATATCGATTATTTTGCGATTAAAGCGGTCATTGCCAAGCACCGGCTTGCCGGGTCCGGCGGTAACTAGTTCCAGTTTCGGCTTTGAATTTAACTCATTGATTTAGTATACTGGTGAGGATTGTATATGAACTATCAGGAGGATGCGGAATGAATAATTTTATGCTATTTCTGCACGTTTTAGGGGCGACGGGCATGGGATTCTACATCGTTATGCCGGTATTGGTCGGACGGATCTCCAAGCTTGCAGGCGAAGGACAAGCCGGTCTTGCCGGCGGGCTGGCGTCTGCTAACCGGATTGCGCAATATTTTCTTGTGCTGCAGCTTCTAACAGGCGGTTATCTGATGTCGCAGGGCGATTATGCGGTCATGTGGATGATCATCACGACGGTGCTGTTCCTTGCCATCGCAGCCTTGGGCGGCATTATCAGCAAGCCGCTTAAGCGGATCGTAACGGAAATTCAAACCGGCCAAAGCGCTTCGTCGCATATTGCCAAAGCGCGTACATTGAGTGTTCTTGTGCTGATTATTTACATCGTGATTCTATACTTCATGAAGTATCCGATCTACAAGTAATCTAATTCGCAGTTAAATGGGGAGAGAGCATGACGAAGCAGTCTCCGGATTTAATCACCTTTGGGGAAACGATGGCACTGTTCATGTCTCCGGAGTACCGGGGCTTGGAAACGGCCGCTCAGCTTGAGCAGAGCTTCGGCGGTGCGGAGAGCAACGTAGCGATCGGAGCAGCCCGGCTGGGATGCTCGGTCGGCTGGTTCGGAGCGCTCGGCGAAGATCCGTTCGGCCGCAAGATTCTTAAAACGATTCGCGGCGAGGGCGTCGACGTATCGAGAGCCCGCTTCAGATCCGACAGCCCGACAGGCCTGATGTTCAGAGAAACCGTAGCAGGCAAGCTGGCCGTTCATTATTACCGCAAGCATTCGGCTGCAAGCCGGATGACGCCTGCGGATCTGGATCTTGATTACATTAGAGGTTGTAAGCTGCTGCATATCACCGGAATTACGCCTGCGTTGAGTGAGAGCTGCCGCGAAACGGTATTCGCGGCCGTAGCGGCGGCCAAGGAAGCGGGCGTCCTCGTCAGCTTCGATCCGAATTTAAGGCTGAAGCTGTGGACGATCGAGGAAGCGCGCGACGTCGTGTTCAAGCTTGCCGAACAGGCGGATTACTTCCTGCCGGGATGGGACGAGCTGCGGCTCCTTTATGAGACGGATGATTTGGAAGCGGTGAAAGGGAAGCTTGCCAAGCTGAATGCCGTTACTGTCATTAAAGGCGTAGAGGATTCTACGGTTGTTCTTGAACGCGGCGAAGCTGCAGCCGTTCCGTTCTACAAAGCGGATCAAGTCATTGATACCGTAGGAGCCGGCGACGGGTTCTGCGCAGGCTTCTTGACCGGGCTTATGCAAGGCAAGAGCTCCATAGAAGCGGTACGTATCGGCAGCATCAGCGGCTCGCTGGTCGTCCAGATGCGAGGGGACTGGGAAGCGCTGCCGGACTGGCAGACCGTGGAGAGCCGCTTGCAGGGCAATGGCTGGGTGGAGCGATAAGATGAAGGATGCTCAAACGTCCAAAGGCAGAAGGCGGCGCGAGCAGATCATGAACGTCCTGAAACGTCAGGGGAAGATCACCATTTCGGAAGTGGTGGAACGATTCAGTGTATCGGAAGCTACCGCGCGCCGCGATTTGGAGCTGATGGAGAAGAAGGAGCCCGTGATCCGGACGATCGGCGGGGCAATGTATGACGGCATGAACGCAGTGCGAGAGATTCCTTTTGCTGAGAAGGAAGGGCTATCGTTTCTGGAGAAGGAACGGATTGCCGGTGCGGCTGCAGAGCTCATCGTGGAAGGGGATGTCGTCGGCCTCTCAGGAGGCACGACGAATTACTTGCTTGCGAAGCTGCTGAAGATGCGCCGCGGCATTACGGTCGTCACCAATGCGGTCAACGTCGCCATGGAGCTGGCCGGCAGCGATATTCAGGTCGTTCTCATAGGCGGCATGATGCGTCATAACAGCTTCGAGCTATGCGGTCCTCTTGGTGAGGCGATGATTGCACAGCTCAATATCGGCAAAATGTTTCTCGGCGTCGACGGCGTTTCCTCTACGGGCGGCATTACCACTTATTCCGAACAGGAAGCGCAAATTGCGAAAGCGATGATCAACCGGTCTCAGGCCACTTACGCGATGTTCGATCATACGAAGATCGGCCGCACCTCGCTGTTCTCCATTGCGCCGCTGACAGCGCTGCAGGGCTTCATTACCGACGCGCCGCTGCCGCAGCACCTGGGCGCGGTTGCGAGCGGCTTCGGCATCCGCGTATATGTAGCCGGCGAAAGCGGCGAGTGATCAGCGTCAGGAGCCGGCAGCCAGGCCGGTGCTAGATAAGTCAGCGTTGGCGGGGAGTTGGCAAGTCCCCTCTGTAAGTCCGTTCTTCGGACTAACAGCAGTGTCAGGGCATCAAGCGGCTGTAAGAACTAAAAACGGACTTACTGCGAACGCCCGGGCAGGTGGACCGGTCTGTAAGTCCGTTTTTCGGCGTTACAGCCAGGTGGATGCAGCTAGACTAGAAAGTGGACACACTGTAGTAGCGACCTGTTACAATAAAACTAACAATAAGGGTCGAGGTGTGTCATGGGAGATATTCGCCAACATTTTGATGATGAGTTCAAACGTCAAACCGTAAAGCACATGCAAGAAACAGGGAAATCCCCGTCTGAAGTTTCAAAGGAGCTGGATATCCCGGTAAGTACCATCCGCGCCTGGAGAAAGAAGTTTGCCGATACTGGGGAGAAGTCCCAGTTATTCGTCGACTACGAGCGTTTGAATAAACTTGAACAAATGAATCGCGAGTTGCAAGAAGAGAATGAAATCCTAAAAAAGGCAATGCACTTCTTCACGAAAAACCGAGACTGATTTACTCATTTATTCATAAACACCGCTTCCAGTTTCGTGTTGAGAAGATGTGCAGTGTCATGAATGTATCCCGAAGCGGTTATTACAAGTGGGTCACGCGAAAACCAAGCGAGCAGGAGAAACGCCGTCAGAAGCTGAAGAAACGCATCAGGCACCACTTCGATGGCTTCAAGCAACGTTATGGGAGCGATAAGATCGCTGAAAAGCTGCGCGAAGAAGGCTGGACAGTCTCCACCAAAACGGTGAGTCGTTACATGAAGGACATGGGACTTCGCTCGATTACAGTGAAGAAGCAAAAAGCAACAACGAACTCGAAGCACAACATGGCGGTGTTTGAAAACGTGCTGAATCGTGCGTTTAAACCGGATGCACCCAATCGAGTTTGGGTAGCCGACATCACCTACATTGCCACGCGGCAAGGCTGGGTATATCTAGCGAGTATTATGGATCTTTACTCTCGCAAGATCGTGGGCTGGTCACTTGGCGAACGCATGACCAAGGAGCTGGTGCTAGACGCCTTTGACAAGGCTGTCTTACATCGAAAGCCGCCGAAAGGGTTAATCCACCACTCGGACCGAGGTTCACAGTATGCCTCGACGGAATACTGCGAGCGACTGGCGGCGAATGAGATGATTGGAAGCATGAGTCGAAAAGGAAATTGTTACGATAACGCCTGCATCGAGGCCTTTCACAGTGTCCTTAAGAAAGAACTCATCTACCAAACCACCTTCAAGACCCGCAAGCAAGCATACGATGCGATTTACGAGTACATTGAACTCGAGTACAACCGTATCCGGATCCATTCGTCCATTCACTACCTGACCCCGCATCAGTCCGAGAAAAGGTACTATGAGCAACTCCAGATCGCTTAAAAACTGTGTCCACTTTCTTGACAGAGATACAGGAAGACGGTGCGCTCAGCCAAAAGGAAGCTGTAAGACCGAAAAACGGCGTTACAGCAGGTGTCGCAGGTGTTGAATCGGTCTGTAAGTCCGTTTTTCGGACTTACAGCAGCGGAACACGAAAAAACCGACCATCATATCAGATGGTCGGTTTTTTCGTGTGCATGGTTAATATTTATTGGGAAACGCTGCGTCCCTTAACCCAGGTCGTAACAATGTGGTGCGTGTCGTCCGTCAATACGAGATCCGCTTGCTTCCCTACGGCAATGCTCCCGATCTGATTCTCCATGCCGAGTACCTTCGCAGGGTTGCCGCTGGCACAACGGCTTACTTCCGTGACGGAGAGGTCGGTATGCTTCAGCATAAACCGGAAAGCTTCGATCATCGTTAACGTACTGCCTGCAAGCGAGCCGCCCTCCACGAGACGAGCAACGCCATCCTTAACGCTGACTTCCAGACCGCCGAGTCCGTATTGCCCGTCGCCAAGACCGGCCGCAGACATCGCATCGGTGATCAAGACGAGCTTGTCTGACGGCTTTGTGCGCGAGAGCAGCTTGACTGCAGCGGGGTGGGCATGATGGCCGTCAGCGATGATTTCGGCGCTGATGGCGTCTTCCGTCATGACGGCACCCAGCGTACCCGGCTTACGGTGATGAAGTCCCGTCATGGCGTTATACGTATGAACGGCGTGGCGAAGACCGTGCTGTACGGCAGTCACGACATCGTCGTACGAAGCATCCGTATGGCCTAAGGCCGGTACGATACCATTGGCGGACAGCCATTCGATAACGTTCAGCGCTCCGTCCCGTTCGGGTGCGAGCGTCATCATTTTGATTAAGGAAGGCCACTGCGCAGCCCATGG carries:
- a CDS encoding sugar kinase; the encoded protein is MTKQSPDLITFGETMALFMSPEYRGLETAAQLEQSFGGAESNVAIGAARLGCSVGWFGALGEDPFGRKILKTIRGEGVDVSRARFRSDSPTGLMFRETVAGKLAVHYYRKHSAASRMTPADLDLDYIRGCKLLHITGITPALSESCRETVFAAVAAAKEAGVLVSFDPNLRLKLWTIEEARDVVFKLAEQADYFLPGWDELRLLYETDDLEAVKGKLAKLNAVTVIKGVEDSTVVLERGEAAAVPFYKADQVIDTVGAGDGFCAGFLTGLMQGKSSIEAVRIGSISGSLVVQMRGDWEALPDWQTVESRLQGNGWVER
- a CDS encoding DeoR/GlpR family DNA-binding transcription regulator, whose protein sequence is MKDAQTSKGRRRREQIMNVLKRQGKITISEVVERFSVSEATARRDLELMEKKEPVIRTIGGAMYDGMNAVREIPFAEKEGLSFLEKERIAGAAAELIVEGDVVGLSGGTTNYLLAKLLKMRRGITVVTNAVNVAMELAGSDIQVVLIGGMMRHNSFELCGPLGEAMIAQLNIGKMFLGVDGVSSTGGITTYSEQEAQIAKAMINRSQATYAMFDHTKIGRTSLFSIAPLTALQGFITDAPLPQHLGAVASGFGIRVYVAGESGE
- the nagA gene encoding N-acetylglucosamine-6-phosphate deacetylase; amino-acid sequence: MADARSLRIGNVRIVAEDQWFWGEVDVKNGLIADIRSTESNADQTGKQAAADSGVPYVDGKEGWLLPGFIDIHVHGGYGSDFMDASSDAFDVITKYHAANGTTAMLATTVTASHDAIQAVLEATDAYRKRDMPYAELIGVHLEGPFISEKWPGAQNPAFITPPQTDWLKPWAAQWPSLIKMMTLAPERDGALNVIEWLSANGIVPALGHTDASYDDVVTAVQHGLRHAVHTYNAMTGLHHRKPGTLGAVMTEDAISAEIIADGHHAHPAAVKLLSRTKPSDKLVLITDAMSAAGLGDGQYGLGGLEVSVKDGVARLVEGGSLAGSTLTMIEAFRFMLKHTDLSVTEVSRCASGNPAKVLGMENQIGSIAVGKQADLVLTDDTHHIVTTWVKGRSVSQ